The segment ATGGCAAATGTTTTCCCTTTGAGGGAAACCTCTCTCTGGGTGCTCGTAGGGGAGTAGTAAACTGGAAATGATGGAACCACTAGAGGGAGAGGTGGGTGTAGGGGTGATGCCAGGCCGAAACCAGGTATGCAGTGGTAGGAGGTGACCTGGCTTCCCACCTCATGGGTGTAGTCAATCCTTAGTTTTGCTTAGGCAAGTGGAGGCTGTGTGCCATATGTGCTGCCCACAGGAGGTCACTGGTGAGCAAGCTGAGCTGTTCCACTCCTGGGTCTGCCTGGTGAGGACTGGGGCTTCCTCCTTTGTCCTTGGAATGTGCACGGTGGCCTTTCCTctaccttttttccccatcctgtcctttgggcaggagctggacttggaGGCTGGGTCACTGCCAGTCTGGAGTGTGCAATGTTTTCATCTCCAGTGACTTCTTTATTTTTGCCATCCTTCAGGATGATCCAGAGGCACCAACTGGTgcagtctgtgctgcaggagctacAGGAAGCCACCGAATGCTTTGGTCTGGagggcctcaccagtgctgcaCTGGAGGCAGAGAGGACCTTGTCATCCTTCTCCCTGCCTGGTTATTGTGGAAGTCAGTTCCAAGAGGAGCTGGAGGTTGACCGGGTAGCCAGGAGCCTCTATCCTGAGGATGCCCCGAGTAACATGCTGCCTCTCGTTTGCAAGGGTGAGGGAAACCGCCTCTTTGAGGCTGCTagtgtgctgctctggggcaatcccagcctcagcctggagctgcaggtgcgAACTGTggtggagatgctgctgcacaAACAATACTACTTGAATGGCATGATTGATTCCAAAGTCATGCTGCAGGCTGCCCGCTACTCCCTCTGCACTGAGGAGACCCCGGAGATGACCAGCCTCCCCATGGCTATCCTGGAAGCCATCTTTGATGCTGATATCAAAGCTACCTGTTTTCCTGGCACCTTTGCCAACATGTGGCATGTCTATGCTCTTGCCTCAGTACTGCAGTGTAACATCTACTCCATCTATCCCATGAGCAACTTGAAGATCCGACCCTATTTTAACCGGCTGATCCGGCCCAGGAAGTGTGGCCCACGAACCTCCACGCTACACATCATGTGGTCGGGGCAGCAGCTCTCCCGGCAGGTCTTCAAAGCGCAGTATTTTGTGGCTGTGGTtggcctggaggagctggaaccCACAATACCTTCACCAGAGCCTCCTGTCCAGCCCATGAAGACCCTTGAGCTGCTGAACAGTGACCCCCAGCTGACCTACTCCAACCTGCGTGACCGCTACAGCATTACCAAGAGCACCTTCTACCGCTGGAAGCGCCAGTCTCGGGAGCACCGGCAGAAAGCGGCTGCCAGGTTTGCCGCTAAACACTTCCTCCAGTCCTGCTTTCAGGAGGGCAATGTAATCCCTCTCCAGCACTTCCGACAAATGTTTCCAGAAATCTCCCGATCCACGTACTATGCCTGGAAGCATGAGATGCAGAGCATGGTCAATGGTGATACCTCTGCTCTGTCTGAGGCCCACAGGTTGCAGGAACTTCACAGCGTTGTCCCAAAAAAGGCTGATGTGAATGAGCCAAGAAATCCACAGGGGAGCTTAAAATCCTCAAGTACTTCCCCAGATCCCATTCAAGCAGGAATCTTTATGCAAGGAGCCAAATCCTACCTGGAGAAATGCATTTCCATGAACACTCTGGTGCCTTACAGATGCTTCAAACGCAGCTTCCCAGGCATCTCCAGGTCCACTTACTATAACTGGCGAAGAAAAGCAATCAAGGAAAACCCCAACTTCAAACACCCCCAGGCACCCTTGGATAACCAGAAAACTCTAGCTATAGGAAAGCCATTCCTGCAGTTGAAGCCGAACAGTGTGCCTGTTAGGAAGAGACGGAATGGAGACCGGCCAACATCCAGGagtctgctgcagctccatccttcTCTGTGCTGGAGAAAGCAGCTGCGAGACGTGGCCAGGAGGCAGGTCCAGCAATGGCAGCTGCCATTCTGCAAGTACCGCCTGCGCtatccatctctctcctccaCAGCCTATTGGTTTTGGAAGGGCAATGGCCAAACCATTTGGCAGCGTCgcctgccctggagcagctccagcctgccaTTGAACCGTGTGTCTTCCCTGGCACCTccaagagcagagccaggcctCAAACCTCAGTGCCATGTGGAAGTAGCCACCAAGCACATAGATAAGCCAGTGCCTGCCGTGCCGTGCAACACCAGCATTTCGGGCTATGCCGTGTCGGAGAGAGCCAGCAGCCGGATGTTTGTGATGGATGTCATTGCCACTGCCCAGTTCAAGGCACAGGCcaagctgttcctgcagcagcgcTTTGAATCGAAGACCTTCCCAACCTACAAGGAGTTCAGTGCCCGCTTCCCACTCACAGCCCGCTCCACCTATTACATGTGGAAGCGCGCCCTGCACGATGGGCTGACATTGGTGGATGCCTGAGctggccacagctcctctgctggtGTGCCCTTTGGCTCTCTGGTGCAGTGCT is part of the Molothrus aeneus isolate 106 chromosome 6, BPBGC_Maene_1.0, whole genome shotgun sequence genome and harbors:
- the VRTN gene encoding vertnin; amino-acid sequence: MIQRHQLVQSVLQELQEATECFGLEGLTSAALEAERTLSSFSLPGYCGSQFQEELEVDRVARSLYPEDAPSNMLPLVCKGEGNRLFEAASVLLWGNPSLSLELQVRTVVEMLLHKQYYLNGMIDSKVMLQAARYSLCTEETPEMTSLPMAILEAIFDADIKATCFPGTFANMWHVYALASVLQCNIYSIYPMSNLKIRPYFNRLIRPRKCGPRTSTLHIMWSGQQLSRQVFKAQYFVAVVGLEELEPTIPSPEPPVQPMKTLELLNSDPQLTYSNLRDRYSITKSTFYRWKRQSREHRQKAAARFAAKHFLQSCFQEGNVIPLQHFRQMFPEISRSTYYAWKHEMQSMVNGDTSALSEAHRLQELHSVVPKKADVNEPRNPQGSLKSSSTSPDPIQAGIFMQGAKSYLEKCISMNTLVPYRCFKRSFPGISRSTYYNWRRKAIKENPNFKHPQAPLDNQKTLAIGKPFLQLKPNSVPVRKRRNGDRPTSRSLLQLHPSLCWRKQLRDVARRQVQQWQLPFCKYRLRYPSLSSTAYWFWKGNGQTIWQRRLPWSSSSLPLNRVSSLAPPRAEPGLKPQCHVEVATKHIDKPVPAVPCNTSISGYAVSERASSRMFVMDVIATAQFKAQAKLFLQQRFESKTFPTYKEFSARFPLTARSTYYMWKRALHDGLTLVDA